TGACTGCCGTTACCCCCGTTACAGACGAACCGCCGACCATTATGCTCTGCATCAACCGCAAGGCGGCAATCATTCCGATTCTTCAGACAAACCGCGACTTGTGCATCAATACCCTGTCCGAAAGCCAACAGGACATCGCAGAACACTTTGCCGGCCTGACTGGGCTTTCCCCTGAAGAACGCTTTGCCTACCATATTTGGAACAGGGGCAAAACCGGGCAACTTGAAGTCGAAGACGCACTGGCGCATCTGCACGGACGTATCGTTTCACAACACGAAATCGGGACGCATTTTATCTTTTACGTTGAAATCAACGAAATCAAAAATTCCGGCACACATCCTCCGGCTTTATTATATTTCCGACGGCAATTCAAATCTTTGGAATAAAGCTCCCCAAGCTCGCAAGGTCGTCTGAAACCATCAGATTTCATTTTCAGACGACCTTGAATCAGCCTCCCCAATTCCGACAGACTGCCCATCATTTCATTATCCAAACTTATCCATCTCCCCCATGAAAGCAATGATACTTGCCGCGGGACGCGGCGAACGGATGCGCCCGCTGACCGACCATACCCCCAAACCCCTGCTTCAAGTCGGCAGCGAACCCTTAATCGGCTGGCACTTACGTCGTCTGAAAACCGCAGGCTTCACCGAAATCGTCATCAATCATGCCTGGCTCGGCGAACAAATCGAAACCACGCTCGGCGACGGCTCGCAATACGGCGTACGCATCGCCTATTCCCCTGAAAAAGCAGGCGGCTTGGAAACCGCAGGCGGCATTGCCACTGCCCTACCCCTGCTTGGCGACGCACCATTCCTCGTTGTCAATGGCGACGTACTGACCGACATCGACTTTTCCAAAGCCCGACAGGCCGCCGAAGCATTGCCCCATTCAGACAAACTCGCCTGCCTATGGCTGGTTGACAACCCGCCGCACAATCCCAACGGAGACTTCGCCCTGCTTGCCAACGGCTTAGCCTCTTCAGACAAATCAGCAGGCGAAGCCTTGACTTTCAGCGGCGTAGGTGTTTACCGTCCCGAACTCTTCCGCGATACACCGCCGCACCATCCGGCCAAACTCGCCCCCCTCCTGCGCCAAGCAATGAACGAAGGAAAGGTTGACGCGCAAAAACACAACGGTCTTTGGTTGGATGTCGGAACGGTAGAGCGGCTGAACGAAGCAACCCAAATCGTACAAAACTGGTAATCCTCCATCTTGATTTAAAAATAAAAAGGTCGTCTGAAACCCGTTTCCAAGTTTTCAGACGACCTTTTATTGTCCTTTATCTTTCATCAACCGCTTTCTGTCTTGCCTTCATCCACCCGTTTGCCATCATCAGGCATAACCCCGACCAAATCAAACCATAGCTGATTAAAGCCCCGGGCTGCAAAGGTTCGCCCAAAAACGTTACCGATACGGCAAACAGCAAAACAGGCTCCAAATAACTCATCATGCCGAAGACAGCGACCGGCAATAATTGATTTGCCTTCAGGTTCAAATGCATGGCTACCGCGCTGTTTATCCCCAGCAATACCACCAACCCCGCCAATACGGGCATATCGGCAATCAAACCTAACGTATCCGTAAAAAATACGATATACACCAGCGCGCACGGCGCAATCAACATCAAATCCAACGTCAATCCGACCAAAGGCGGCACGCCCAACCTTCGCCGCAGCAGGTAATACACAGGATAAGTGCCGAACACCCACACCGTCGCCCACGAAAACGCACCCATCCGCAGCCATTCCCACGCCACGCCGGCGCACGCCAGCATGACAGCCGCCGTTTGCAGGCGGTTGAGGCGTTCTTTAAACCAAATCCGCCCGCACAACATCATAGCCAGCGGAAACAGAAAATAGCCCATCGCCACATTCACGCCCTCCCCGTTGACGGGCGACCAGACAAACAGCCACAACTGGCTCGCAAAAACAGGGGTGGGCAGGAAAATCAACAGCCAGCGTTTCCAATCCCGGCCGACGCCGCGTATAAATCTGTCTGCCGCCTGCCAGCCGCCCACCATCCCCATCAGGCCAAACAAAGCCGCCAGCATCGCCACCATCCGCCAAGCGAAGACTTCCGTCCCCGTCATCGGCTTCATCCAAATTCCGTATAAAAACAACACAACAAACAAAATATTGGACAACGCCGCCGCAATCAGACCTTTCGACAAATCCGTCATTTCAGACGACCTTATGCAATAAATAAAAGGTGTATT
Above is a window of Neisseria mucosa DNA encoding:
- the hpaC gene encoding 4-hydroxyphenylacetate 3-monooxygenase, reductase component → MTDSAYTLKHPFRDAMASCAAGVHVITTDGESGRYGITMTAVTPVTDEPPTIMLCINRKAAIIPILQTNRDLCINTLSESQQDIAEHFAGLTGLSPEERFAYHIWNRGKTGQLEVEDALAHLHGRIVSQHEIGTHFIFYVEINEIKNSGTHPPALLYFRRQFKSLE
- a CDS encoding nucleotidyltransferase family protein, translating into MKAMILAAGRGERMRPLTDHTPKPLLQVGSEPLIGWHLRRLKTAGFTEIVINHAWLGEQIETTLGDGSQYGVRIAYSPEKAGGLETAGGIATALPLLGDAPFLVVNGDVLTDIDFSKARQAAEALPHSDKLACLWLVDNPPHNPNGDFALLANGLASSDKSAGEALTFSGVGVYRPELFRDTPPHHPAKLAPLLRQAMNEGKVDAQKHNGLWLDVGTVERLNEATQIVQNW
- the rarD gene encoding EamA family transporter RarD, with product MTDLSKGLIAAALSNILFVVLFLYGIWMKPMTGTEVFAWRMVAMLAALFGLMGMVGGWQAADRFIRGVGRDWKRWLLIFLPTPVFASQLWLFVWSPVNGEGVNVAMGYFLFPLAMMLCGRIWFKERLNRLQTAAVMLACAGVAWEWLRMGAFSWATVWVFGTYPVYYLLRRRLGVPPLVGLTLDLMLIAPCALVYIVFFTDTLGLIADMPVLAGLVVLLGINSAVAMHLNLKANQLLPVAVFGMMSYLEPVLLFAVSVTFLGEPLQPGALISYGLIWSGLCLMMANGWMKARQKAVDER